The following are encoded together in the Drosophila biarmipes strain raj3 chromosome 3L, RU_DBia_V1.1, whole genome shotgun sequence genome:
- the LOC108034795 gene encoding uncharacterized protein LOC108034795 has product MFKFFALCLCALLAVACGKPQFLTAYSAASPLVAASPYAYSSGLYASPYSAAYTSGVYATPYAYGAYSPYSSALYLRR; this is encoded by the exons ATGTTCAAGTTT TTCGCTCTGTGCCTGTGCGCCCTGTTGGCCGTTGCCTGTGGCAAGCCGCAGTTCCTGACCGCCTACAGTGCGGCCTCCCCCCTGGTGGCTGCCTCGCCGTACGCCTACTCCAGTGGCCTCTACGCCTCCCCGTACAGTGCGGCCTACACCAGCGGCGTCTACGCCACGCCCTACGCCTACGGAGCCTACAGCCCCTACAGCAGCGCCCTCTACCTGAGACGCTGA